Sequence from the Mugil cephalus isolate CIBA_MC_2020 chromosome 20, CIBA_Mcephalus_1.1, whole genome shotgun sequence genome:
atgtagttaTCGCACATTATAGGAGGCGGAACGGAAGCGACGGTCCACCGCCGccatctttgatttttttttttttactgttgtcgTTGAAGACCAACCCCTCTGTTAATTCGGAGGTTCTCGGAGGCGTGTGGATGTTTTTTAAAACGACCGAGGTGATGACTGGCGGGACCGACTTTCACAAGAGCTTCAATAACAACAAAGACTCTGAGCACAGGATGGACGTGGACATGGATTCGAGTCATAACGAAAGTGAGCGCGGAGAAATGGACAGTAGTATCCCGGCTGCGTGTTCTTCCAACGGCAGTGGCGGGGAAGAGGACGAGGCGGAGGGCCTCGGCCGCCAGAGAGAAGCCGGGGGCTCTAGTAGTCAGCACACGCCGGACGGAGGGGGTGGTATCGGCGGCGGCAGGGAGCAAGAAGTGTCGGTGGAAATCGGAGAGACTTATTTATGCCAAAGAGCTGACAAGACGTGGCGTGAGTGGACTGCCTCTTTCTGTCTTGCTCAGTTAGCTTGTAGCTTGTAATGCAGACCTTTGCTTCTTGTTGATTCACACCAAACTCTCCTTACAGTTATGACGCACTACTAATTTTCTTGCAGGAAAGTGGACATTAGACCTAATTCAGTAGTGTATTATATGCTATGCATCACTGGAGCTTTCTGGAAAATTCGGTATAGGCTAAGTACTACGTCGTAACAGCGTAAACAGACAAGCCCCCTATAAAAGTTGATATATCATTGAAGCACATACATGGACTATACAGTATGGATGCCGATGTGTAGTCAAATATAAAATCAtaaatcagatgaaaaaaaactcttaGTGTGTTGACTTGTTAGCTGAAGATGATAAAAGTCTACGAAATCTGAATGGAGTTTGGTGCTTGCATATGTACTGGAAGTATTTGCTTGCAATTCCTGATGGATCCTGTTCATTTTTTCCAGACACGGCAGAGGTTATTCAGTCCCGTCTGAATGAACAGGAGGGCAGAGAGGAGTTCTACGTTCACTATGTGGGATGTAAGTGCACTGTTTTATCCGTCTTAAGCTCCGTCTTTGTCATCTCTGTGCCACGCTCATCATCACAATGGTCTTCACCTCACTCTTGCTGCCATGCAGTCAACAGACGCCTGGACGAGTGGGTGGGAAAGGCCCGGCTGGCGCTTACCAAGACGGTGAAGGATGCTGTGAGAAAGAGCACCGAGATCGGAGGCGTTGGCGATTTGGGTGACCAACCTGAAAGGAAGATCACTCGCAACCAGAAGCGCAAGCACGATGAGATAAATCATGTGCAGAAGGTAGAATAACAGAGGTTTTCCGTGCTGTGGTTACACTGTAATGCATCATACATGTGTCTTATGGAGGTTTCTTTTGCAGACTTATGCAGAGATGGACCCAACAACAGCTGCGCTAGAGAAAGAGCATGAGGCGGTGTGTTATCTACTATTTCTAGTATCATATGCACTAAATGTTCATTACGTTTATGCATTTTACGCTGTTTAGTTTCCAGACGTTCAGTCATTCCCCTGTCTTCCACATCCCTCCCTCAGATCACAAAAGTGAAATACGTGGATAAGATCCAGATAGGAAACTTTGAGATCGATGCCTGGTACTTCTCCCCGTTCCCTGAGGACTACGGCAAGCAGCCCAAGCTGTGGATCTGCGAGTACTGCCTCAAATACATGAAGTACGAGAAGACGTTCAGACATCACCTGgtcagtttttacttttactttcatttacGGTATGGGCAAGTCTTCTCCTGGAAAGATCGATGGTCACATGTCAACTTCTGTTGTGTCAGTGGGTCAAAGAATGAAAAGGCTAAAGTGGGTAAATGTTAATTTGGAGAAGAGATGTAAATGGTAATTCGTGTTGTCCATAAACCTTAAGAAATCTTGTTTGTGAATCCTTCGCAACCTGAGTTCAAGAAGTAATCATTGACCTTTGCCCCCTCAGTCACACTGCCAGTGGAAGCAGCCTCCAGGCAAAGAGATCTACAGGAGGAGTAACATATCAGTGTATGAAGTGGATGGGCGAGACCACAAGGTGAGCACATGTGAATCATTTACCATGTAAAACCATGGATACACCTGCTTCTAGTGTTTCAAATTACAAGAATATGTGGTGATGTTGTAATTCTCTGTTTACAGATCTACTGTCAGAATCTTTGTCTACTAGCAAAACTGTTCCTTGACCACAAGACGCTTTACTTCGACGTGGAGCCCTTCATCTTCTACATCCTCACCGAAGTCAACAAACAGGGAGCGCACATCGTCGGCTACTTCTCCAAAGTAAGCCTCGTCATCTGGGGCCGTAACATGGAGTTTGTGTTTTACGGCGCAGTGGGCTCACACGGAGAACTGGACTCATGCTCGTCTGTTGCCTTGGCTTTTGTGTTGCAGGAGAAAGAGTCTCCAGATGGAAATAATGTGGCCTGCATTCTCACACTGCCACCGTACCAACGCAGAGGCTACGGAAAGTTCCTCATAGCTTTCAGTAAGCATCTAcatctaatgtgtgtgttagctGATAAAAAACTCGAATGTGTCTTAATCGAATCAGTGATACGTTTGCAACGAatttgaggttttctttgtCGACTATGATCAGTTATGaaatatatttgcttttttcaATTGATGcacatttgaaaatgtcaaactggGCTGCAGCAAGattgtatgtatgcatgtgtgcgttttaacattttatagaCACCACAGTCTGCGTATTTATCGATGGCAAACATTTTCGTGGGTTGAAACGTTAATTTATGTTACATGTGTGCAGGTTATGAGCTGTCTAAGCTGGAGAGCACAGTGGGTTCTCCAGAGAAGCCCCTTTCCGACCTGGGGAAGCTGAGCTACAGAAGTTACTGGTCCTGGGTTCTACTAGAGATTCTGAGGGACTTCAGAGGAACGTTGTCCATCAAAGACCTCAGGTAGAGACACACAGTGACACCCCAGAAAGCTAGGGAAAGCCCTTGAACCTTTTGACATTTATTATGAGGACTTACTTCCCACACAGCTGGCCGTAATAGCatagaccacaagagctgtgattggtccgcttggtagtagcgtgttttgCTGTAGTATTTCCGCCTGCTTCTCTGtcaaattaattgttttttgaTCAGTAAatttaactgaggaggtttgggaATATAGACATTTGTGTGACTCATGTTCAGCAAAATTTCAGACAAATTTCACTGAAactttgtcattgtttttagtgaagcaggaagtagaaacaaaaattaaccagacTGGCAAAGAAGAAGCTACAGCGCCCACTAGTGTCTGGGTGGGGTTTCTACACTTTAGTTCGTACTGTTGTCCCTGACGGCTCTGATTTTCATGGTTTCTTTCTGCAGCCAAATGACAAGCATCACACAGAGTGACATCATCAGCACGCTGCAGTCGCTCAACATGGTGAAATACTGGAAGGGTCAACATGTCATCTGTGTGACACCCAAACTTGTGGAGGAGCACTTGAAAAGTGCCCAGTACAAGAAACCACCAATCACaggtatatatctatatatatatatcccaaaGACATTTTTCCCACTGTGTGTTtgacttctgtttttttatttcaacctTGCTTTCAGGTTGTAatttgatgtgtgttttgtcttttttgtctcgTTCACAGTGGACACTATGTGTTTGAAGTGGGCGCCtccgaaaaacaaacaagccaagTTGTCCAAGAAGTAAGAGATGGACGCCGCAGCCGTGCATCAGTCAACTTGTACATATCGCctattttctcctctgctgttaTGAAAACACATGTATATAGTAACTAGATGCATCTGTCAGTATTTTCTTACAATAAATgtacatataaaaatacacGTGACTGATTCTTCCCTGTGTAAAAGTATTTGAATGTGAACGTTAATAGTCACCTTTCAATCACCTTATTGTAACTTCATTTATAGAGAAATTATGAAGTTTTTAGTTAGAGTTGGTCTTGAAATAGTAATTTAGATCATAAACATTATCTTGATGATTAAATGACAAAGCTTTTTAAAGTTGAGTTATCTTCATAAAGGTGTCACTAAATAAGCCTTAAGCTACCAAGGCTCATGAGAAGTGATAAATCTTGACACCATCTTTGTTAATCAGTTACATCTGAGCTACTTCCTGCTTAGAGAAATGTTTAATCATTAtcacaaacatgacaaacataACGACAAGCAAACTCGTGAACAACTTGTGATGCTGCGCCTTCATTAAACAGGTGATTTGTGcacaaataaattacaaatgaGGACGAAAAGACAAAACGTATTTGGAAAAAATGGGAATTTAACAAGAATAACAAATATTACAATGTcaaagaaatgtgtcatttggaGATTTAAgatataaatgaattaaaacatgcTGTGATGGCTATGGTATGTTAGCTGTTTAGCTAACCTAGTTAATTTCTCTTCAACGACTCAGATGAGATCATATTACACATAAAAGTACAGAAATTGCAGCATTTGATTAAAGGATgttaagctaaatgctaaatatatCCCAGTTCAACATAGGAGGCCAGTAAAGTAGATCTAATTGTACAGTTATGTTATTCTACAcgctatatatatttatataatgtgtattacactataatttaaaaagtatattAAATTGTTTCCCCCTTTATCAGCAGCAATATCAATGCTTACGTAAATCCATCAATAACTGTCACTACTATTAGAAAATCTTCAAGTATTCAAAATGTTGTGTTGGTCTCCAGAGTAGACACCGATATTCTCATTAAACACGACCGAAGATGTGTGATTCATGTAAAACTGGCTGTGACGTAAATGCGTTTCCAGTCACGGGGATTGATGTAATAATTAGATTAAACACAAGAGGGCAGCAGGTCTCTGGGTGTGTTGTTGTAGGGAACTGTTCCTCATCTGAACCTATATCACAGCTGGTTAGACGCACGCGCGCACAGACATATATGATAATTAGCTCTGTCCTCACAAGTTTGTGTCATCGATCATCTGTATTGATGATTCCATCACCGCTCGCTGTGGAAAGTTACACAAAACATCACTGCAGATATGAAATCCtcaatgtagttttttttagtattgTAAAGAAATGGCCCCAAGTAAAATGGACTCTAGTATTAATAACACTAATAACTGCTCAGATGACATtacttaaataaaagtaaaaggtAAATCACTGTATCTGTGGCTAAAGAAACTAAATTCTAACTCATTGTTTCCAAAGATCCAGTAGagaacagtatttttttttactatcaataattatattttaattacatcATATTccataaaatctaaatttgcAAACAGAAGAAGCCCAAGTCAAGATGCTGCtagtaattaaaataattgttaCATTAATACGCTGGTGTGAAATAAgcttcacagacacaaaatataaggagatccagttttattttcaaaaattgTACTTCAAAACCACTAAGGTAATTTATAAGGCATTCACAACAATttcgttttttgtgttttttttccccccttgtttGGTTTTTGGACATTTCAGACAGTTTGTGATGCTTTCAGAGAGGGTTTCCTAAGACAGGAGTACAGGTAAGGCACGGCACAATTCCCAGCGAGAGACGACGACGAAGAAGAGCCAGTGACTGTCACA
This genomic interval carries:
- the kat8 gene encoding histone acetyltransferase KAT8, which codes for MFFKTTEVMTGGTDFHKSFNNNKDSEHRMDVDMDSSHNESERGEMDSSIPAACSSNGSGGEEDEAEGLGRQREAGGSSSQHTPDGGGGIGGGREQEVSVEIGETYLCQRADKTWHTAEVIQSRLNEQEGREEFYVHYVGFNRRLDEWVGKARLALTKTVKDAVRKSTEIGGVGDLGDQPERKITRNQKRKHDEINHVQKTYAEMDPTTAALEKEHEAITKVKYVDKIQIGNFEIDAWYFSPFPEDYGKQPKLWICEYCLKYMKYEKTFRHHLSHCQWKQPPGKEIYRRSNISVYEVDGRDHKIYCQNLCLLAKLFLDHKTLYFDVEPFIFYILTEVNKQGAHIVGYFSKEKESPDGNNVACILTLPPYQRRGYGKFLIAFSYELSKLESTVGSPEKPLSDLGKLSYRSYWSWVLLEILRDFRGTLSIKDLSQMTSITQSDIISTLQSLNMVKYWKGQHVICVTPKLVEEHLKSAQYKKPPITVDTMCLKWAPPKNKQAKLSKK